In the genome of Aedes aegypti strain LVP_AGWG chromosome 2, AaegL5.0 Primary Assembly, whole genome shotgun sequence, the window gtgtaccaatagtggaggtattattgtTTCCTGACaagccgtggattactgcgatgaaaacatttttctcatttagtcaatggtcgttactttctGTTACAACATttacatgtacattaattgcgcttcttgaatttgtgcggttaaatgaagttcaatcgtgattagtacctccactattggtacacctaccctattccATTtcagaaaccaaaaaaaaaacgcattccAACTTGCTTGATTCTACCAGCTGCGCCATTGTAGTATCCGAATCCAGTCACTCTACAACGCGCCTGTGCTAGGTACAAACCAGCACAACCGCTCGTCACAAAATCATTCACTAAACTGAAGTCTCGATCCCGAGACAAGACTGCAAGCTGTTTGTGTGCTCATTCGTTTGCGCGCTGAAACCAAAAGGCACGCTGATATAAAACATGCACGCTAATATCAAACCAAACATGCACGCTCAACTAAACATAAGCAATATTTCAATTACAATTCAATATACCAGCTCTAGCTACCACAGAGATCTCatttagcggaatttggggcaagtgtgccaccttaagcaaattgttgcctaaagcttataaaatccacaAATTTAGCcacatgatgttagtttcacaacTTGTCATAACCACTGtcccatttaaaaagaaaataatttcaaaaagtgttatcatccaaaataaccgatttttcgacactatggggcaagtgtgccacccatatggggcaagacggccaccgagtgaacatcgcatgtaattctacttgaaatgaaattttatttatttcatattaatattacttacaaagcagacgctaatcaataatttaaaaaagaattttaagtttaccgtaataaggggatgcttAATAACAAGGTTCAAAGCATGCGTAATtccctattactcaattcgtataactaaaatggttatttttgtctccatttaATACAATATATGTTTTACCCTTACATTATGGCGAATATGCATAATGTTAAACTTGATCAGCACTAATAACGGTAAAATAgtgatgtagatatgtaaaacgatacttaataagccgaaaaacatgttattattgaataatttgagaaaaaaatcactttggggggcaaaaatgtcagttatttccctactatacttcagaaactgcctcattttggtttattattatgattttgttgatgatgtttacgcttttataaatttcaccccaacaatttttgtttactaaataggtggcacacttgccccaataagtatacatttcaaccaaactggatttcgtatgtaaaactaaaaacttttttcgttcaaatgccacaataacttacacatttgaatagtttaacgatgtacagtacgttagaaaaatctgttaataatttatcCTTCACcgtgctatttagaaacaacgaaatcttataaaaatccactcaaatttggttgtctttgcacaagtcgatgtaaattttcatcatattttgatcattgtattatGAACTATAAGAGAACATATTGTTAACCTCaaagaaaaatgtatattgtagtttttataaaaagcaggggtggcacacttgcccctatggcacacttgccccaaagtccgctagttgaacacatttgtcgaagaaaCCAATTTTGTATCATTTAGCTTGACTGAAATACAAACGTAGCAAATATTTTGTATGCcagaaagttgtttcatatgttgtttctaaatgcgacatttgttggAGTCTGtacgccacctggtgagttaattctgaattaaaacatttaccaagtggaagtcagctgtcctgtgatcaactttgcagaagacagttttctcctaaatctctttattttcaagggttctgttttatttttaggacgctgggcggatatgggttaaagaAACATATTGATTACATCTCATGAAAAAAAGTAGATTAAATGTgaaagaattccttaaaaattctAGAACTGATTCTTTAAAATACAGTATGACATCATAAATGGCAGTATCCCTGAATCAGTTCTTACATAATTTCTGAGTGTTATTCCTTAGAAACATCAAGAGGAAATATTTGAAGGTATCATTTGAGGCAATGCAATAGAGTCCCTAGACATTTTCCTGTGGGAAAGTTTTTGAATCTTGAACTTTCCAACGCGTCAATGTACTTGTTACTGAGTCTACAAATTGAACCAAGCTGCGTTACTTCTTTTATGAGagtggcatcagattcagcaaccctaaatttactagagacacatgatttgaaacttaagacatgcaaaaatgttatttttgttccgCTGTATAAAATTTGCATAAGATTTTACAGAATTTTCGTTTTTTAGTGtagtaaaatatataaaacttcTTGTTTATAGGGTTGgataatatttattttcttattTATGATATATCTTACATAGAAAGTTTATGAACTGCTGTATATTACTATTCATTATTGCAAAGTGGTGAACTACATAGCGTGCACGACTGAACGTTTCCTTTggtaatttcgttacatgtttCGATTTTGCTGCGACCTTGTCGGGCACATCCTCGACCTATCACTTGATGATTGCCAACTAAAATATATTCAATTTCTCATTTCTATAGAGTTAATCTTTTTCAAAGCGATTTCCAATACTCACCGGTCGATTGCGTTGTAACGCATAGGTAATTATTATCATGAGTCGGTTTATTATCTCGCTTCGCTGGCATCCTCTGTCCGGGCCAAACTGTAGTTAGTAAACCTCCACCGTTGATAGTTCCACCATTTACTAACTGCGATGAAGCCATTCCTGGCCATATTGTAGTGAGGACTCCGCCATTGTTGGATCCACCACCGTTCACTATTTGCGATGAACCCATTCCGGGCCATAATGTGGTTATGATGACCCCACCGTTGTTGGTTCCACCATTGTTCCACAACGGCGTCGTTGGAGTAGTCAAACTGGGGTTTTGAACACCATCCGAAGGGTACTGGGGGTAAAGTGTGTTAGTACCTCCATCGCCGTTGGGTGGGAGGGTAAGTGCCGGTGTAGTCTCGGAAGGAATAGCGAAACCACATGGTTGAATAACTGGATCGGATAAGCTGCAATCTTCACAGTAATAGCAAAGCAGCTGTTCATCAATTGCTGTGGAGAGTGAACCGGAACTGTTGTATCTGTTTTCGATTTGGATTTAAGAATTTTGCTTACCTGTTACAAGTGCTACAAAAAACAGTGGTAATATTGTGGAGATCATCTTTGAATGTTTCGATGTAAATTATAGATGACCTTGTAAAGAGTCTTCTCCAGCTCTGGGTCGACTAATGTCTAATTAACTAGCGTCTGCACTTTATATAGATTACCATTGCCTATTTCCTTATCAGAATAATGTGGGAGCTCATCAGTAGACCTGACGACAGAAGATGCTCCAAGACTAGCAAATTTTGGTATTCCCTTGaatctacattgaattggttatTTGTCTGTGCGAAACCATCTCATTGGGTATGTTTATCGACAAGCTGCGACTATCTATGCAtagggggaagtcctctatggccggacagcCTCTATAGTCGGacagtttgaattttccaaaaacgaataatgatattaagattttggtattccaggattataccaaaacacatttttgcagtgtatacaaactatgacgATTTCATATCCAAACGTAAACAAACAGTAGCTGTTAAAAGTTTCACTCTGATACGATCTACCagaaaaatgtgaaacgataaaatttcatacaagtgtagccacaaatggggattttttttattatcgtacaaattgggccgaagggtcttagattttcatgaaactttttccataggCAGGGcccatggatatatgaataaaacaaatttgagaaaattcagggtcgcctatttttccggaaaactcaggtggaaattttttgttttcccttgacactacttactttgaaaaatcataactcaagaacgaagcatcgtagaaacaaagtttttatatggaaatttaagcaaattttctcaaaaatccaaaaaaaaatatgaactgtaaaaagttttccacaaaattttccaccgttgggaaaattcgtaaagaaaagccgaaaaaactatgcccgaactcgtggaaaattttcaaaaaaatattttcgagaagataattttataagctttaatcactgaaatttttggaatgcacttttttttcgtttttgagttaaggccaattttgtgaaaaatgtccagatgtgccatataagacttttctttgaaaaatcataactcaagaacgaaacattgtacaaacaaagtttttatatgaaaatttaaccaaattttctcaaaaatcaaaaaaaaaatatgaattggaaaaagtttcccacaacattttccaccgttgggaaaattcgtaaagaaaagccggaaaaactatgcccgaactcgtggaaaatttgcaaaaaatattttcgagaaggtaattttattagctttaatcactgaaatttttggaatgcactttttttttcgtttttgagttatggccaattttgtgaaaaatgtccagatgtgccatataagacttttctttgaaaaatcataactcaagaacgaaacattgtagaaacaaagtttttatatgaaaatttaagcaaattttctcagaaatcaaaaaaaataggaactggaaaaagttttccacaaaattttccaccattggggaaattcataaataaaagctggaaaatctatgcccgaactcgcggaaaatttttattaagatatttttgagaaggaaactttataaacttcaattcaagtaacttttaggatgtactttttttgttcctgagctatggtcaattttgtaaaaaatgcaaagatttgccatacatgccttttcgtttaaaaatcatgactcaagactcatcatgacttgtcgaaccggtaaTGGaacacttcacgcaaattttcatcttttccgtaatccaccgaactccatccgaatgaagcttactgatgaggccttggctgatcgatcgtagatttgtccttactgatttgtggccgtccagtccgaaggggttacagcataaagaattgtattcgtaatattgaactttgtccatttcaacagcttcgggaaaacatttttcactttccaaaaaaatataacgaggaatatacagctgatagacaacacttgcactttctcactgctctttgttagtttttggtaaacttatgattctcaagccatttcaacgctttaaacttgaattggtaaatacctatttgtcatattgtctacccatttatttaactgtcaattttgtagttacctaacaggaaaaaattgcctttgtttctatgtagtttcgttcttaagaagtTTTGTtaatgaacttataaatttgtaaatatatggttcaaacagctcatcctagcaatatttgatcatgatttaggaacgaaaaatgagcgtattgaaaaatattgtaggattggatcttattgatcgctcttttcaaatatactttgtttgaaagctggaatagctaatcgggttttcattatttgttttcataaacagtgaaaaatgtcctgggaaactgattccatttcaaaaatttcatatttttgggataatttgaatccggttcgacaagtcatgatgagtcttgagtcatgatttttaaacgaaaaggcatgtatggcaaatctttgcattttttacaaaattgaccatagatcaggaactaaagaaaagtacatcctaaaagttatcagaattgaagtttataaagtttctttcttaaaaatattttattaaaaattttccgcgagttcgggcatagattttccagcttttctttatgaatttccccaactgtggaaaactttttccagttcatattttttttttgatttctgagaaaatttgcttaaattttcatataaaaactttatttctacaatgtttcgttcttgagttatgatttttcaaagaaaagtcttatatggcacatctggacatttttcacaaaattggccataactcaaaaacgaaaaaaaaaatttcagtggttaaagcttataaaattaccttctcgaaaatatttttttgaaaattttccacgagttcgggcatagtttttccggcttttctttacgaattttcccaacggtggaaaattttgtggaaaactctttccagttcatatttttttttgatttttgagaaaatttgcttaaattttcatatgaaaactttgtttctacgatgcttcgttcttgagttatgatttttcaaagtaagtagtgtcaagggaaaacaaaaaatttccacctgagttttccggaaaaataggcgaccctgaatttttctcaattttttttattcatatatccatgagccctgcctatggaaaaagtttcatgaaaatctgagacccttcggcccaaacccgtacggtaataaaaaaaaatccccaaatgtTTCTTATAATTTAAGCAGAATTGTCTCCGTACGTTGACTTCAGTAAGTTTTGCATCAATCACAATgcaaattttattagaaaatgtagaatttcaaagaaaagtgaccTTTTTTGTAAACCATTGCAAGTCCTCTATGTCCGGACAGTGAAAATTTTAACCTAATAACTGGGATCGAATTTATAATTTGCTGTTTTCATAAATGTAgggaaataatgaagtagtcgttttttatacaaatatcattcttcaCCATTTTGCATaaagcctctttagaaaaagataccgctatttataccttttggagaaaacagtttgtcaccattgaactctcaaaagcgtgccccttaatcaggttcggccactatgctagttgaatgatattgattttgaccatgcatcggtactctagcgtatcaaattattgcttctacttattagcttcaaagtcgttttttgaaactgtgaacaggtttcatcgcatgagacatttggattccttgaaacaagaagcttattttagaagttaagtggtctgctactccactgattcggaatcgtttccctcctaggtatcgaaagataaactcttggactcggaaagaacttgtctcatgagttgaaaccaacctcagatgctgattgagccgtttttccacttcgacctcctcatcatctaggacaaatagttgggtcttagtggcttgttactctcttatactcttccgaccgtaacttataagtattcacaagaacagatacaacaagagtacaatatggtagatcttaccccgtaaagcacctcgaaaaggtgatctacccgcatTACGGGAAGACCATggagttagggagatatcgagttacaaaacactaaaccagtgcaaatgtaATTCAAGGGGCCATTGAGGTAGCTATGAACACCAAATTTTAatatagcgttagcgttagcgttagcgtagttacggtatacttcgtagattggatactagcaacattcatgtttcttttcaaTTATCTCATtctgactactttcaggaacaaggcaggggtatcaggtatcaggtatcagaaggccggctccaaaggcacgttccccaccagttgggagatttgtgccatcgccatatttgagcctatttcatcatctacccgatgggagaggaaagggaagggaaagatgggaggaaataggagtggggtccgagcgaaatgagagcatgtagctccataccacaatgggttcgaacagcgcccaaaaaagggcactgcaaaatgCATGAGcgtagagagcctatagctcattaccacagcgggttaagaataacagaatgtcctgaagattcaggcttctgaattcagtttcactcaataagtgtttacctagtaattggaatcgcatttgcgaaaaaactggacagttacatatcaggtgatacgaagtcccataatcggagtcacaactatcacacacaaatgagtcagcacgctgaatatttgccatgtgatagttgagtcggcagtggcctgtcaacgctctgaccaagagactgcaattctgctttgacagatttgttaaatactttgccacccttagagatggctcagtaatgtacaattttgtttgacgaaatgactccaaactattccaatattgcttgtgctgagttgccgcccaagagtttatctgaagcttcacccagcacttcgaaattggaatagccggctatgggccaatgaagtcatgcgatgctccatcgcgagctagctcatcagccaattcatttccagcgatggaagaatggcctggtacccatacaaggtttacagagttgactgaattcagttcctcaatttgagttcgacatgcgataacaagcttcgaccttgagttggccgaagcgaaagcttttatagcagcctgactatctgaacagaagtatatgactttacccattaagcgctgttgaagtgctgattgcactccacacataagagcaaatatttccgcctgaaaaacggtgcagtttctaccaagtgagtaaaactgattcagccttagctcacgagaatatactcctgcaccagctctaccttcaagaagggagccatcagtgtaacatacttcTTGTTTGACATACTTccttccaaatagccagacgtccgctcttcccgtgaagggaattgtgtggtaaatgtcctgtaaggaaagtgaccagccctgtcgtcctgcttagtcgcgcctagtcaacgactaagaagctcttctcatttttttttacaattttcgccCTGATTCATGGAAAATATAGGAAGAGTGATTAATCATTGCGGGATCatgtgcatcttaacgccctgtaagacatcaATAGACATTTTCAAGCTATATccacgccctggagtaattttctttattatacGTAGACCAGGTGCATTTGAACGCCCTGTAAGGCATGAGCCCTGGAATTAGCTGACTATATACGTAGATAagatgcacttttttttttaccCGCCACTTTCCCCCACACCAAAAAGCTCACGTGTAGCTTCCTGGTAGTGGACGCAACTATTTCAGCTCACTCTGTGCAAcacgtgaaaaaaaatctaatgaaaaaacaaacaaaacatgaGCTGAGATTGAAATTAACgttaaactaaattttaattaatttaaatagaATTACATGGCGTGATGTCCCAGTGGAACAAATGTTCCTTTTAAGGGACCCACTTATGATATAATTACTAATgaagtttaaacaaaaaaaaaaagatatttaagaaaaaaaaagaatttaattAATCTATGATTGGTTTCTGGTAGTTGACATATTGCTCAAAAtacgaatattattttttatccaagaaTGCCGTGAAGATTTAGTTTTAAGTATTGCTTTAGCTTTTGTTTGAAACTATTGCGATCGCTTATTTGTTTCAAGTAATCCGGTAATTGATTGTACAACTTAGGATCAATGATTGAAATTCTTTTTTGACCAAACATTGTAAGTGCTCTATTTTGATGCAAATTATGTGTACGTCTTGTACGATAGCCATGGAATATTGAAGGCAGTTGAATATTATGATGAAAAACTTCACTTCTCTTCAACGCCCAGAGGACATTATGAAAATTCCAAGATGTATGAACGCCTTGACCTAATCCTTCGTAGATCATGTGAATCTTcatgccctgtaggacatcagtttaaaattataagctgtatcaacgcccgaGAATAATTCAACCTTACTcttcgtagatcaggtgcatcttaatgtCCTTTGAGATATCGATGAAATTATAAGCCGTACCAACGCCCCAAAGTAATTCGGCATTATCCCAAGATGACTAGATgtacttaacgccctgtatgacatcaatcgaaatcaacgccctgaagtaatttgactCTGTCTCACATAGATCAGGAGCATTTCAATTCCCTGAGGACATTAATTGAATATTTATTGTAAGCTGTTTCAACACCCAGGAGTAATTAATCCTAAATATATccggtgcatcttaacgccctgtaagacatcaATAGAAAATTCAAGATATATCAACGCTCTAGATTAATTGGACATTATCTCACcaagatcagatgcatcttgacgccctgtagggCATCAGTTGCAAATTATAAGCTGTATCTACGAaattcagctgcatcttaacccCCCGAAGACATTGATTGAATGTccaagttgtatcaacgccctgtagttatTTGACCTTATCTTAAGTAGTTCAGgtacatcttgacgccctgagggcaactattgaaaattcatagatcaggtgcatcttgaaGCCCTGTTCGATATCAGTTCGAAATCATAAGCTGCATGAACGCCCTAGAGTTTTCCAACCTTATCCCACGTACACCAAGTGTAAATAACCCCATGTATGACATCAATGGAAATTTCGTAGTTGTATccacgtcctggagtaatttgagcttttcTCACGTAAATCAGATACATCTCAACCTTCTGAAGACAACAATagaaaattcaagctgtatcaacgccatgCAGCAATTTGTCCTAAgtagattaggtgcatcttaatgTCCTGTTAGTTATTAATTTAGATTTCCACGCTGTActaacgctctggagtaatttaatctaatgTCCTGTAGGACGTCAAATTGAAATTATGTGATATCtcaatgccctggagtaatttaaatttaatctaCGTAAACCAGAcgcatcctaacgccctgtaagATATCAGCTTTGGAATAATTTGACCAGAtatcacgtagatcagatgcaccGCAACGCCCTGATCTAGTTGCTTGAAAATTCCTACTTGTAGCAACGCCCTTGAGTCATTTGGTTTTTTCTTTTGTAGATCACAAGTAACTTGACAccttgtagaacatcatttgaACATTATAAGttgtatcaacgtcctggagaAATTTGACTATATCCCACGAGGACCAAGTgtacttaacgccctgtatgtcACATTATTtgacattatttgaaaattgatgccctgtaggacatcagatAAAAATTATaagctatattaacgccctggagtaatttgatattaTTCTACGTAGCAGTTAAGCTACCTGCATCTCAACTCCCTGTAAACATTCATTAAATGTCCAAGTTGTATCGACACCCTGGAGTGATTTGCCCTTACCCTAAATACATCAGGTACATCATTATGTCCTAAggacaactattgaaaattctacacggtgtctttttcatgtaactttataacaaaaaattcggcatgtctcaaattttaaccaatgaaagacaagaccttcctctttcatttgctgctaaaatgaaaaaaatccatcggggggtctagtgcaatttttttttttttttttgagattttgttatttgtgatattattttaaatgcaccgtgaattaataaattttggtgAGGTGAACTGTTGAAACGGATTTAGATGAAAATGTTGCAGCCTAGACAGCTTTAGACCTAAAAATTTACAGGCCGAggccgaaatttaaatttttgagttgcctctcttttgctttcttccattgttgaaatttgcattgcttttaaaactaagtatgtcaaacaacctgttttcaatttttatttgtaactcaagagcaatattcatctttcgaggtcgaaaggacaataaGTCGAAAGATAAAAGGAAGacaagacaaatggtcgaaaatgcaaaaggtcaaaaggaccaaaggttgaaagtgatttgcattaagggaaaataaataatttttgaaagaagatttTTCACCTTTTATCCCCTTTTTATTCCtcctcgaacttttgccctttCGATCTTATGTCATAGATTCTAGAAAATTAACaagttcatcttcttctttctggcattacgcccccactggaacagagcctgcttctcagcttgttcttatgagcacttccacagttattaactgagagctcactgtgccaatgaccatttttgcatgcgtatatcgtagggcaggtacgaagatactctatgccctgggaagtcgaaaaaatttttaacccgaaaagatcctcgaccggtgggattcgaacccacgaccctaagCTTGACAAGTTCATATTTGTGCCAATGACAGACGCAatataatatttcataaatccaaTATTCTAACCCAATTGCAATAGCAATGCAATGTTGACACTATTGTCCATGTGTTTGTTGTGAGAATTGAcagaacattgcttttgtttgcaatggtaaaacaaacagaattgctgaCAAATATTCTCAGATTGGCAACCagtctagggctaaaaatcttttaaataaAGATAAGAATGTTAATAATAATGCTGACAAATATACACTTCCTTTTTAAATTGATGGTAGGAAAAGTGCAAATGAATTCATACAAACATCGAAAGgttttattcataacaaatctatCTGTGAAAGATTGATCGTGTGATCGTAATATTTTGCTTAGTGATCTCAATAAGTGCTGTAACGTTCAGTTTTAGcatagttttattagagttgtacggaattcttcagtaattcataaaacaaatacattaaatcagctttgaaaatgttactcagTAACTTTACGATTTTGCTAGCTTTACAACGAAATCATACGaagctttaacaaaaatatcagGTGAATCATAAAAGTCTCCGATTACACCAAAAAAAGAGCCATAAACAGTGATCTTTAGTGCATACAGACTTGTTTGCTATTTATATccagcagatctcaagtactaTGTTTCGTATAGCTTTCTTGtgttcaaaacttctaaaaGCGCCTCGAACGACTTTTGATGCTAATCTTCCCTCTGAAAGACGTTCGAGTTGGCGCTATAATTGAATTAGAAGAGTCAtagggattcaaaatcatgaagtttgagccgtcacatgcctagttttggtgctaaaatttagtgatcccatattacgggttttccGGTGGTCATTTCGGTACCCagaaggaccagaataaccatcaattcattcttttagcaaaatacattcaaacataATCAATTGTTATGAGTTGGACACAAGTCATTTGGTTTTTTGGCATCAgtccgagtaatttcatcgaattgtccagattgggtACCTTCCAGGTCCCCAGGAACCGGTTCTGcttggaccatactggaccgagtttttcaagcgatgtgcaccggtaattggttccttattacagagaaattttatgtcaaaatatccatcaaccgaatagtaccaaTGTGAATTACATACACAAAACtacgatggaaacttacttttcggatgttccgggtttccggaaccgggtatgaataactaaatgatttgagaatctctatttacAGTCCACATAAATACCTATTTAACAATATGatgacggttcagattacttgtttagttac includes:
- the LOC110676885 gene encoding uncharacterized protein LOC110676885, whose amino-acid sequence is MISTILPLFFVALVTAIDEQLLCYYCEDCSLSDPVIQPCGFAIPSETTPALTLPPNGDGGTNTLYPQYPSDGVQNPSLTTPTTPLWNNGGTNNGGVIITTLWPGMGSSQIVNGGGSNNGGVLTTIWPGMASSQLVNGGTINGGGLLTTVWPGQRMPAKRDNKPTHDNNYLCVTTQSTVGNHQVIGRGCARQGRSKIETCNEITKGNVQSCTLCSSPLCNNE